The following are encoded together in the Halictus rubicundus isolate RS-2024b unplaced genomic scaffold, iyHalRubi1_principal scaffold0344, whole genome shotgun sequence genome:
- the LOC143364222 gene encoding uncharacterized protein LOC143364222 yields the protein MYSASNSYIPRNLILLALLYVLCKLKVWKLISLCFKPCNQYVNCFNTGGTHVYNENVTTPSPQYSVRFTSKPQNEQAFTVEEVSDEPVPIYVKPSKRKTVLKPIL from the exons atgtatagcgcaagcaattcatatattcccagaaa TTTAATCCTACTAGctctattatatgtattatgcaaattaaaagtctggaaactcataagtttatgcttcaaaccttgcaatcagtatgtaaactgtttcaatacaggaggtacccacgtttataacgaaaatgtaacgacaccgtcacctcagtattctgtcaggttcacatcaaaacctcaaaatgagcaagcattcactgtcgaggaagttagcgacgaacccgtaccaatttatgtaaaaccgtcaaagcgtaaaaccgtactcaaaccaatcttgtaa